A DNA window from Chelativorans sp. AA-79 contains the following coding sequences:
- the uvrA gene encoding excinuclease ABC subunit UvrA: protein MPDHKVISIRGAREHNLKNVDLDLPREKLIVMTGLSGSGKSSLAFDTIYAEGQRRYVESLSAYARQFLEMMQKPDVDQIDGLSPAISIEQKTTSKNPRSTVGTVTEIYDYMRLLFARVGVPYSPATGLPIESQTVSQMVDRVLALEEGTRLYILAPIVRGRKGEYRKELAELQKKGFQRVKVDGEFYEIADVPALDKKYKHDIDVVVDRVVVRPDLATRLADSLETCLGLSDGLAVAEFADRPLPDAATEGANKSKNETHERLLFSERFACPVSGFTISEIEPRLFSFNNPAGACPACDGLGSERAIDPDLVVPDENAILREGAVQPWAKSTSPYYLQTLEALGKEYGFKVSNRWKDLSEEAQQAILHGTGERKINFDYNDGLRSYRTTKPFEGVVSNLQRRWKETESAWMREEIERYMSAHPCPACRGYRLKPEALAVKVAGLHIGEVTEMSIRKAGVWFEALPERLNDKQNEIAVRILKEIRERLRFLNDVGLDYLTLSRNSGSLSGGESQRIRLASQIGSGLTGVLYVLDEPSIGLHQRDNDRLLATLRHLRDLGNTVIVVEHDEDAILTADYVVDIGPAAGVHGGRIMAEGMPREIMANPNSVTGKYLTGELSIPMPERRREISKKRRIRVVGARGNNLKDVTADIPLGTFSCVTGVSGGGKSTFLIETLYKAASRRIMGSREHPAEHDRIEGLEFLDKVIDIDQSPIGRTPRSNPATYTGAFSPIRDWFAGLPEAKARGYQPGRFSFNVKGGRCEACQGDGVIKIEMHFLPDVYVTCDVCHGKRYNRETLEVTFKGKSIADVLEMTVDEGVEFFSAVPAVRDKLTTLSRVGLGYIHIGQQATTLSGGEAQRIKLAKELSKKATGKTLYILDEPTTGLHFHDVAKLLEVLHELVDQGNTVVVIEHNLEVIKTADWILDLGPEGGDGGGELVAAGGIDDVMAEPRSYTGRFLKELLERRPARGRQAAE from the coding sequence TGGAGAGCCTGTCGGCCTATGCGCGCCAGTTCCTGGAGATGATGCAAAAGCCCGACGTCGACCAGATCGACGGGCTGTCGCCGGCGATCTCCATCGAGCAGAAGACCACCTCGAAGAACCCACGCTCCACGGTCGGCACCGTCACCGAGATCTACGACTATATGCGCCTGCTCTTCGCGCGCGTGGGCGTTCCCTATTCGCCGGCCACGGGCCTGCCGATCGAGAGCCAGACGGTGAGCCAGATGGTGGATCGCGTGCTGGCGCTCGAGGAAGGCACGCGGCTCTATATCCTCGCGCCGATCGTGCGCGGGCGGAAGGGCGAATACCGCAAGGAGCTCGCCGAACTCCAGAAGAAGGGCTTCCAGCGCGTCAAGGTGGACGGCGAGTTCTACGAGATCGCCGACGTGCCGGCGCTCGACAAGAAGTACAAGCACGACATCGACGTGGTGGTCGACCGCGTGGTGGTGCGCCCGGATCTCGCGACGCGGCTGGCGGATTCGCTCGAGACCTGCCTCGGCCTTTCCGACGGGCTGGCGGTGGCCGAGTTCGCTGACCGCCCCCTGCCCGATGCCGCGACGGAAGGCGCGAACAAATCAAAGAACGAGACGCATGAGCGGCTTCTCTTCTCGGAGAGATTCGCCTGTCCCGTTTCCGGTTTCACCATTTCCGAGATCGAGCCGAGGCTCTTCTCCTTCAACAATCCGGCGGGCGCCTGCCCCGCCTGCGACGGGCTCGGCAGCGAGCGCGCGATCGACCCCGACCTCGTGGTGCCGGACGAGAACGCCATCCTGCGCGAAGGCGCTGTCCAGCCCTGGGCGAAGTCCACATCGCCCTATTACCTGCAGACGCTGGAGGCGCTCGGCAAGGAATACGGCTTCAAGGTGAGCAACCGCTGGAAGGACCTGTCGGAGGAAGCGCAGCAGGCGATCCTGCACGGCACGGGCGAGCGGAAGATCAACTTCGACTACAATGACGGGCTGCGCAGCTACCGCACCACGAAGCCCTTCGAGGGCGTGGTGAGCAACCTGCAGCGGCGCTGGAAGGAAACCGAGTCGGCCTGGATGCGCGAGGAGATCGAGCGCTACATGTCGGCCCATCCCTGCCCCGCCTGCAGGGGCTACCGGCTGAAGCCCGAAGCGCTGGCGGTGAAGGTCGCCGGCCTCCATATCGGCGAAGTCACCGAGATGTCGATCCGCAAGGCCGGCGTCTGGTTCGAGGCGCTGCCGGAAAGGCTGAACGACAAGCAGAACGAGATCGCGGTCCGCATCCTGAAGGAGATCCGGGAGCGGCTTCGGTTCCTGAACGATGTCGGCCTCGATTATCTCACGCTCTCGCGCAATTCCGGTTCGCTCTCCGGCGGCGAGAGCCAGCGCATCCGCTTGGCATCGCAGATCGGCTCCGGCCTCACCGGGGTGCTCTATGTGCTGGACGAGCCGTCGATCGGCCTGCACCAGCGCGACAACGACCGGCTGCTCGCGACGCTTCGCCATCTGCGCGACCTCGGCAACACGGTGATCGTGGTCGAGCACGATGAGGACGCGATCCTTACGGCCGACTATGTGGTCGACATCGGCCCGGCTGCGGGCGTGCATGGCGGACGCATCATGGCCGAGGGAATGCCGCGCGAGATCATGGCGAACCCGAATTCGGTCACCGGCAAGTATCTCACGGGCGAGTTGTCCATCCCGATGCCGGAGCGTCGGCGCGAGATCTCGAAAAAGCGGCGCATCCGGGTGGTCGGCGCGCGCGGCAACAATCTCAAGGATGTGACGGCGGATATTCCGCTCGGCACGTTCAGCTGCGTTACGGGCGTTTCGGGCGGCGGCAAGTCCACCTTCCTGATCGAGACGCTCTACAAGGCCGCTTCGCGCCGCATCATGGGCTCGCGCGAGCATCCGGCCGAGCACGACCGCATCGAGGGATTGGAGTTCCTGGACAAGGTCATCGACATCGACCAGAGCCCGATCGGGCGCACGCCGCGTTCGAACCCGGCCACCTATACGGGCGCCTTCTCGCCCATCCGCGACTGGTTCGCGGGACTGCCGGAGGCAAAGGCGCGCGGCTATCAGCCGGGCCGCTTCTCCTTCAACGTCAAGGGTGGGCGTTGCGAGGCCTGCCAGGGCGACGGCGTCATCAAGATCGAAATGCACTTCCTGCCGGATGTCTACGTCACCTGCGACGTCTGCCACGGCAAGCGCTACAACCGCGAGACGCTGGAGGTGACATTCAAGGGCAAGTCGATCGCCGACGTGCTCGAGATGACGGTCGATGAAGGCGTCGAGTTCTTTTCCGCCGTGCCGGCCGTGCGCGACAAGCTCACCACGCTGTCGCGTGTCGGCCTCGGCTACATCCACATCGGCCAGCAGGCGACCACGCTCTCGGGCGGTGAGGCGCAGCGCATCAAGCTCGCCAAGGAACTGTCGAAGAAGGCGACCGGCAAGACGCTCTATATCCTTGACGAGCCGACCACGGGTCTTCACTTCCACGACGTGGCGAAACTGCTCGAAGTGCTGCACGAGCTGGTCGACCAGGGCAACACGGTGGTCGTCATCGAGCACAATCTGGAGGTCATCAAGACGGCCGACTGGATCCTCGATCTCGGGCCCGAAGGCGGCGACGGCGGCGGCGAGCTGGTCGCGGCGGGCGGCATCGATGATGTCATGGCCGAGCCGCGCTCCTATACAGGCAGGTTCCTGAAAGAGCTTCTCGAGCGACGCCCGGCGCGCGGGCGTCAGGCAGCGGAGTAG